The following are encoded together in the Flavobacteriales bacterium genome:
- a CDS encoding helix-turn-helix domain-containing protein yields MKDSTAYQRFKKVREELKMTQNQFAEKLDWSASIADIERGKTRISGKLTMRLLQQFHINPLWLFGESETQYLNPDPTDVLPKAITINESGKENILLVNSKASAGYGNNLEDPEYLHQLPAFGMPLADFQHASFRGFQIQGDSMFPLVDSGDWVLAKAVESVEDIHKDRVYIIVEKEGIRLKKVYRIPEKDRLELISLNPEYTPVEIPLSQVQEIWEYHSKISIGTEHLNRLTLEDVYKEIQDLKKQMKSY; encoded by the coding sequence ATGAAAGACTCAACAGCGTATCAAAGGTTTAAAAAAGTGAGAGAGGAGTTAAAAATGACCCAAAATCAGTTTGCAGAAAAGCTGGATTGGTCTGCTTCTATTGCTGATATTGAAAGAGGAAAAACAAGAATATCAGGGAAACTTACAATGCGTTTGTTACAGCAGTTTCATATCAATCCTTTATGGCTTTTTGGCGAAAGCGAAACCCAATATTTGAATCCAGATCCTACAGATGTACTTCCCAAGGCAATAACAATAAATGAGAGTGGAAAGGAAAATATTTTATTAGTAAATTCCAAAGCTTCTGCTGGGTATGGGAATAACCTTGAAGATCCCGAATATTTACATCAGTTACCTGCTTTTGGGATGCCGTTGGCAGATTTTCAACATGCCAGTTTTAGAGGTTTTCAGATACAGGGAGACAGTATGTTTCCTTTGGTAGATTCAGGGGATTGGGTATTGGCGAAAGCCGTAGAATCTGTGGAGGATATTCATAAAGACCGTGTGTATATTATTGTAGAAAAAGAGGGGATAAGACTTAAAAAAGTATATAGAATTCCTGAAAAAGATCGTTTAGAACTCATTTCACTAAATCCTGAATATACGCCTGTAGAAATTCCGCTGTCTCAAGTACAAGAAATATGGGAATACCATAGTAAAATAAGCATTGGAACAGAACATTTAAACCGCCTCACACTAGAAGATGTTTATAAGGAAATACAAGATCTGAAAAAGCAGATGAAATCATATTAA
- a CDS encoding sulfite exporter TauE/SafE family protein, translating into MEIEIILLLLVAGLLSGVVNTLAGSGSVFTLSALLFIDMPVHIANGTNRLGAIATSITSLLTFRKHDKLPQVKQDAKWYIFPTVLGSIIGAVISKFVEAKTFENIILVLMVFMFFLVVLKPKRWLQETQEKLERKTLLNFFVLLAISIYAGFIQMGMGVLYLSAFVLLFKYSVVEGNMLKILLTLFMVVPAFFVFLYYDMVLWKEGLILAGGQAVGAFFATKFLLENKKAAVIVRYLLMIMILLAIGKLLMF; encoded by the coding sequence ATGGAAATAGAAATCATCTTATTACTCTTAGTGGCAGGTTTGCTTTCTGGAGTAGTAAATACCTTAGCAGGAAGCGGATCTGTATTTACATTAAGTGCCTTGCTTTTTATAGATATGCCCGTGCATATTGCCAATGGAACAAACAGATTAGGAGCTATTGCTACCTCAATTACGTCTTTACTAACATTTAGGAAACACGATAAGCTACCACAAGTAAAACAAGATGCCAAATGGTATATTTTCCCCACTGTGCTAGGGTCTATAATAGGAGCTGTGATTTCCAAGTTTGTTGAAGCAAAGACTTTTGAAAATATTATATTGGTTCTTATGGTTTTTATGTTCTTTCTAGTGGTTTTAAAACCTAAAAGATGGTTACAAGAAACTCAAGAAAAATTGGAAAGAAAAACCCTTTTGAATTTCTTCGTTCTTTTAGCCATATCCATTTATGCCGGTTTTATCCAGATGGGAATGGGCGTTTTGTATCTGTCAGCATTTGTTCTTTTGTTTAAATATTCTGTAGTAGAAGGAAATATGCTTAAAATCCTTCTTACACTTTTTATGGTTGTTCCTGCTTTTTTCGTATTTCTATATTATGATATGGTACTATGGAAAGAAGGACTTATTTTAGCTGGAGGACAGGCAGTGGGGGCGTTTTTTGCAACCAAATTCTTATTGGAAAATAAAAAAGCTGCTGTAATTGTTCGATATCTATTGATGATCATGATTCTTTTAGCTATTGGAAAACTATTGATGTTTTAG
- a CDS encoding quinone-dependent dihydroorotate dehydrogenase, with protein sequence MYQSLVKPFLFKKDAEEAHHQICNLMKNGLKVPFVKPILRAQYQFDHPKLEREVFGIKFPNPVGMAAGFDKDAKMITELDCLGFGFVEIGTLTPKPQEGNPKPRLFRLPKDKGLINRMGFNNGGVDDAIDRLKKKGNVIVGGNIGKNKVTPNENAIDDYLYSFDKLYDHVDYFVVNVSSPNTPNLRDLQDKEPLTKLLVTLQERRKNYEVRKPILLKIAPDLTNGQLDDIVQIVSEIKLDGLIATNTTISREGLVSTEKEISEIGMGGLSGAPLRARSTEVIRYLADRLQGQVPIIGVGGIHTPEDALEKLQAGASLIQVYSGFIYEGPKFIKKINQYLAEKL encoded by the coding sequence ATGTATCAGTCCTTGGTTAAGCCATTTTTATTTAAAAAAGATGCCGAAGAAGCCCATCATCAAATATGTAATTTGATGAAAAATGGTCTTAAAGTTCCTTTTGTAAAACCTATTCTTAGAGCACAATATCAGTTTGATCATCCAAAATTGGAAAGAGAAGTTTTTGGAATAAAATTTCCAAACCCTGTTGGTATGGCTGCTGGTTTTGATAAAGATGCTAAGATGATTACAGAACTAGATTGTTTAGGATTTGGATTTGTAGAAATAGGAACCTTAACCCCCAAGCCACAAGAAGGAAATCCTAAACCTCGTTTGTTTAGACTTCCAAAAGACAAGGGATTGATCAACCGAATGGGCTTTAATAATGGTGGAGTGGATGATGCTATAGATCGTTTAAAGAAAAAAGGAAACGTAATTGTGGGAGGAAATATTGGGAAAAATAAAGTGACACCCAATGAAAATGCCATTGACGATTACCTTTATAGCTTTGATAAACTTTATGATCATGTAGATTATTTTGTGGTGAATGTAAGCTCGCCAAATACACCAAATCTGAGAGATCTTCAAGATAAAGAACCCCTCACAAAGCTATTAGTAACCTTGCAAGAAAGAAGGAAAAACTATGAGGTTCGCAAACCTATTTTACTAAAAATAGCTCCCGACCTAACAAATGGTCAGTTAGATGATATTGTTCAAATTGTATCAGAAATAAAACTAGACGGATTAATAGCGACTAATACCACGATATCTAGAGAAGGATTAGTAAGTACCGAAAAGGAAATAAGCGAAATAGGAATGGGAGGTTTGAGTGGTGCACCATTAAGAGCTCGTAGTACCGAAGTCATACGTTATTTAGCCGATAGACTTCAAGGGCAAGTGCCCATTATTGGTGTAGGGGGAATTCATACTCCCGAAGATGCTTTGGAAAAATTACAAGCTGGAGCAAGCTTGATACAAGTGTATAGCGGATTTATCTACGAAGGACCAAAATTCATCAAAAAAATAAATCAATATTTGGCAGAGAAGCTTTAA
- a CDS encoding substrate-binding domain-containing protein, giving the protein MNPKIRIGGVPEHFNLPWHLAEEENLFDIRDLDLDWKDFPGGTGAMTKALRNNEIDVAILLTEGIVKDIIHGNPSTIVGIYIQSPLQWGIHVGAKSSFYELNDLEGRSAAISRFGSGSHLMAYVNADNQGWNIDQLKFEKVGNLEGGHQALVEGTADYFLWEKYTTKPFVDQGNFRRIGVCPTPWPSFVIAIRNEFLEQEYALVEKLLKTIYQSNFAFVNNPDSCAQISERYQLDFKDIKQWYAETEWAIDCTVNTQMLDKVQEKLLQLGHIEETVVSKGLIWEKSLADSRFL; this is encoded by the coding sequence ATGAATCCAAAAATCCGAATTGGAGGAGTGCCAGAGCACTTCAATTTACCTTGGCATTTGGCAGAAGAAGAAAACTTGTTTGATATCCGTGATTTGGATCTCGATTGGAAAGACTTTCCAGGAGGAACAGGAGCAATGACCAAAGCTTTGAGAAATAATGAAATAGATGTAGCAATATTGCTTACAGAAGGAATTGTTAAAGATATTATTCACGGAAACCCATCTACAATTGTGGGGATTTATATTCAAAGTCCTTTGCAGTGGGGAATTCACGTAGGTGCAAAATCGTCTTTTTATGAACTTAATGACCTAGAAGGTAGGAGTGCAGCGATTAGTCGTTTTGGATCAGGATCTCACCTTATGGCTTATGTAAATGCGGATAATCAAGGATGGAATATCGATCAATTAAAATTCGAAAAAGTAGGAAACCTAGAAGGAGGTCATCAAGCCTTGGTAGAAGGAACAGCAGATTATTTTCTATGGGAAAAATATACCACAAAACCTTTTGTAGATCAGGGCAATTTTAGAAGAATAGGCGTGTGTCCCACACCTTGGCCAAGTTTTGTAATTGCTATAAGAAATGAGTTTTTGGAACAAGAATATGCATTGGTAGAAAAGCTCCTAAAAACAATCTACCAGTCCAATTTTGCCTTTGTGAATAACCCCGACTCTTGTGCGCAAATATCAGAAAGATATCAACTTGATTTTAAGGATATAAAACAATGGTATGCTGAAACAGAATGGGCGATAGACTGTACTGTGAATACCCAAATGCTTGATAAAGTACAGGAGAAATTATTACAGTTAGGACACATTGAGGAAACCGTTGTTTCTAAGGGACTCATTTGGGAAAAGTCTTTAGCTGACTCTAGATTTTTATAG
- a CDS encoding SulP family inorganic anion transporter, whose amino-acid sequence MFKHIQSDLPASIVVFLVAMPLCLGIALASGAPLFAGLISGIIGGIVVGAFSGSPLGVSGPAAGLAVIVLTAINDLGGFEIFLVAVVLAGIIQIILGVAKAGIIAYFFPSSVIHGMLAGIGILIFLKQVPLAFGYKPGKGEGIFEPLITMFDHLNPTILTISVVGLVLLLLWETKFMKGMKFTKIIQGPLMAVIAGIILAMYFLGQDAASIPGKHMVEVPVPESFEAFKSNFTTPDFSQIFNYNVIFTAFVIAIVASIETLLCVEASDKQDPQKRITPTNRELIAQGIGNVTAGLIGGLPVTQVIVRSSTNQQAGGKTKLSAILHGVFLAISVIAIPNLLNKIPLSALAAILLVVGYKLAKPQLFIKLWKEGFEQFLPFIITILGIVLTDLLMGIGMGVAVSILILLRNNYKVPYTITNCEKGETITITLAEDVTFLNKASILKSLTNIPDSSKVIIDGSKSLFIHHDVIEIIEDFEVNASYRNIEVELIDLYNKSSETLTHFEVKH is encoded by the coding sequence TTGTTTAAACATATTCAATCAGATTTACCAGCTAGTATAGTGGTATTTCTAGTAGCAATGCCCTTGTGTTTAGGGATTGCCTTGGCGTCTGGAGCGCCTCTTTTTGCAGGACTTATTAGTGGAATCATTGGAGGTATCGTCGTTGGAGCTTTTAGCGGCTCACCACTTGGAGTAAGTGGTCCAGCAGCAGGATTAGCGGTTATTGTACTTACTGCTATCAATGATTTAGGAGGATTCGAAATTTTCTTAGTAGCTGTGGTTCTTGCAGGAATCATTCAAATAATCCTTGGAGTAGCCAAAGCTGGAATCATTGCCTATTTCTTTCCATCTTCTGTTATTCATGGGATGCTTGCAGGAATTGGAATTCTTATTTTCTTGAAACAAGTTCCTTTGGCATTCGGTTACAAACCAGGAAAAGGAGAAGGGATTTTTGAACCGCTTATAACGATGTTTGATCACCTTAACCCTACAATTCTTACTATTTCTGTGGTAGGTTTGGTTTTACTTCTTCTTTGGGAAACAAAGTTTATGAAAGGAATGAAGTTTACCAAAATTATCCAAGGGCCTCTAATGGCGGTTATTGCAGGAATTATTTTAGCGATGTATTTTCTAGGGCAAGATGCTGCATCAATCCCAGGAAAACACATGGTAGAAGTACCTGTACCAGAAAGTTTTGAAGCTTTTAAAAGTAATTTTACAACACCTGATTTTTCTCAGATTTTTAATTATAATGTAATTTTCACCGCCTTTGTAATTGCAATTGTTGCGAGTATCGAAACTTTATTGTGTGTGGAAGCATCAGACAAACAAGATCCTCAAAAACGTATTACTCCTACGAATCGAGAATTGATTGCGCAAGGAATTGGAAACGTTACAGCAGGTCTTATTGGAGGTCTTCCTGTGACACAGGTAATTGTAAGATCATCTACGAACCAACAAGCTGGTGGTAAAACAAAACTTTCGGCTATTCTTCATGGTGTTTTCTTAGCAATAAGTGTAATTGCTATTCCAAATTTACTCAATAAAATTCCACTAAGTGCTTTGGCTGCTATCCTATTAGTCGTAGGATATAAATTAGCTAAACCACAACTGTTTATCAAGCTATGGAAAGAAGGTTTTGAGCAATTTTTACCATTTATTATCACCATTCTTGGAATTGTTTTAACAGACTTATTAATGGGAATAGGAATGGGTGTTGCTGTTTCAATTCTTATTTTATTAAGAAACAACTATAAAGTACCTTACACAATTACAAATTGTGAAAAAGGTGAAACAATTACCATTACTCTAGCTGAAGATGTTACTTTCTTGAACAAAGCTTCTATCTTAAAGTCTTTAACAAATATCCCTGATAGTAGTAAAGTAATTATCGATGGTAGCAAATCGCTCTTTATTCATCATGACGTAATAGAAATCATTGAAGATTTTGAAGTAAATGCTTCTTATAGAAATATAGAAGTAGAACTTATTGACCTCTACAATAAGTCATCTGAAACCCTCACCCATTTTGAGGTAAAACATTAA
- a CDS encoding LysM peptidoglycan-binding domain-containing protein, with product MNRIFGLLFFFITAIFCFESNAQLIHKVKIGDTFYSLSKKYDIPIESLIKANPHAEYGLRNGMSISVPSKEEAEKLVDKSKKETKSEFAYIEHKIRPFETFYSLKNKYNLDREDILKLNPELATSFRAGKIIKIPVIEGKTKIKKTAYVIKKDHALNADKIITQEKAYDGRVEAEERMILKDQKMAEIAAEDGKKRGRKDEVEKYAGDLHLSYVLPLYLDDNDQRMLRSKKINEKSEYGIHYIHAAKLALKEWEKSGMNIGYSIYDSKNSKAEVIKIANKASVKKSDIVIGPFYTENVIAMSQVLPNQATILAPLSGSRKLTKEHKNVFQAVPSELDMMRFQSEYIERKYADLPVVLIKQETESSKIITNFVKGGLNNEENEGIYYKELSFADEKMFYASKNTFEAGQKYVVIIASKDRAFVSSALSGLNKMRNTNLITFVHPVISKMNLIDREYLTNLNVHYPSLGEVNYDDEKVMSFVEKFRAEYGYEPNARFAFLGYDITNFALTQLSKDGNIKSDSYLDSYKGLKYSYLFKDKDGLDLLRKHGYINKSIKIYQFEEFKERIVYPFNLKN from the coding sequence ATGAATCGAATTTTTGGATTATTATTCTTTTTTATTACAGCAATATTTTGTTTTGAATCAAATGCACAGTTGATTCATAAAGTGAAGATTGGTGATACATTCTATTCACTTTCAAAGAAATATGATATTCCCATTGAGAGCTTAATAAAAGCGAACCCTCATGCAGAGTATGGACTCCGAAATGGAATGAGTATTTCTGTTCCCTCAAAAGAAGAAGCCGAAAAACTGGTAGATAAGTCTAAGAAAGAAACAAAATCAGAATTTGCTTATATAGAGCATAAAATTCGTCCTTTCGAGACTTTTTATTCTCTAAAAAATAAATACAATCTTGATCGAGAAGATATCTTAAAGTTGAATCCTGAACTTGCTACAAGTTTTAGAGCTGGGAAAATTATTAAAATCCCTGTGATAGAAGGAAAAACAAAGATAAAGAAAACAGCTTATGTCATAAAAAAGGATCATGCTTTGAATGCAGACAAAATCATTACTCAAGAAAAAGCGTATGATGGGAGAGTAGAAGCAGAAGAAAGAATGATTCTTAAAGACCAAAAAATGGCAGAAATAGCTGCCGAGGATGGAAAGAAAAGAGGGCGAAAAGATGAAGTGGAGAAATATGCTGGAGATTTGCATCTTTCTTATGTACTACCGCTCTATTTAGACGATAATGACCAAAGAATGTTGAGGTCTAAAAAGATTAATGAAAAATCTGAATACGGAATCCATTATATTCACGCTGCAAAACTAGCCCTTAAAGAATGGGAGAAATCGGGTATGAATATCGGTTATTCTATCTATGATTCAAAAAACAGCAAGGCGGAAGTTATTAAGATAGCCAATAAAGCCTCTGTTAAAAAATCGGATATCGTTATTGGTCCTTTTTATACAGAAAACGTGATTGCGATGAGTCAAGTATTGCCAAACCAAGCAACTATTTTGGCACCTCTTTCAGGAAGTAGAAAATTAACAAAGGAGCACAAAAATGTTTTTCAGGCTGTGCCTTCTGAGTTAGACATGATGCGTTTCCAAAGCGAATATATTGAACGCAAATATGCCGATTTACCCGTTGTTTTAATTAAGCAAGAAACAGAATCATCTAAGATTATTACCAATTTTGTTAAAGGCGGATTAAACAACGAAGAAAACGAAGGTATCTATTATAAAGAACTCAGTTTTGCAGACGAAAAAATGTTCTATGCTTCTAAAAATACTTTTGAAGCTGGGCAAAAATATGTGGTAATCATTGCCTCAAAAGATCGTGCATTTGTATCAAGTGCTTTATCTGGTTTAAACAAAATGAGAAACACAAACCTGATCACTTTTGTTCACCCAGTGATTTCAAAGATGAATTTAATCGATAGAGAATATCTTACAAATTTAAATGTGCACTATCCATCACTTGGAGAAGTAAATTACGACGATGAAAAAGTGATGTCATTTGTAGAAAAATTTAGAGCCGAATACGGTTATGAACCAAATGCACGTTTTGCATTTTTAGGTTATGATATTACTAATTTTGCCTTGACACAACTTTCAAAAGATGGGAATATCAAATCAGATTCTTATTTGGATTCATATAAAGGACTGAAGTATTCATACCTTTTTAAAGATAAAGACGGATTAGATTTGCTACGCAAACATGGTTATATCAATAAGTCTATAAAGATTTACCAGTTTGAGGAATTTAAAGAACGCATAGTTTATCCATTTAATTTAAAGAACTAA
- a CDS encoding exosortase/archaeosortase family protein — protein sequence MGASTQWVLWYLVALKIEAHQIFSGSGIWYKNNLIVVINESCSGINLYIIFTTLVFAFIKGWGRKLLVSVIGIIYLLLLNDFRAIISVWVKIKSPTYYYFTHEVLFLYLLYGFLVYYWYINFKKHGIKLKTNNE from the coding sequence ATGGGAGCATCTACCCAATGGGTGCTTTGGTATCTAGTTGCATTAAAAATTGAAGCTCATCAGATATTTAGCGGATCGGGAATTTGGTATAAAAATAACCTGATTGTGGTAATTAATGAATCTTGTAGTGGAATCAATCTCTACATTATTTTTACCACTTTAGTTTTCGCTTTTATTAAAGGGTGGGGAAGAAAGCTACTCGTAAGTGTTATTGGAATCATTTACTTACTTCTCTTAAATGATTTCCGTGCTATTATCTCCGTTTGGGTAAAAATAAAATCTCCTACTTATTATTATTTTACCCACGAAGTGTTGTTTTTATATTTATTGTATGGATTTTTAGTATATTACTGGTATATAAATTTTAAAAAACACGGAATAAAGCTCAAGACCAATAATGAATAG
- the dinB gene encoding DNA polymerase IV codes for MKRAILHMDLDTFFVSCERLLDSDLVGKPILVGGSGNRGVVSAASYEARTFGARSGIPMKMARLLCPEAIVIQGNSDIYTQYSKMVTEILKESVPVLEKSSIDEFYADLSGMDRFFGTYKYASELRKKITTETGLPISFGLSENKTVSKIAANEAKPDNQIQIEYGFEKAFLAPLSLKKIPMIGDKTFQRCLSIGLHKVSDIQKMSMEAMKQIFGKNGSKMWLRAHGIDNNPIIEYHERKSISKERTFEKDTSDIEKLKATITAMVENLAYQLRKGGKICSCVSVKIRYSNFDTYSKQMKIPYTAADHILLQKTWELFQKLYDKRPLIRLVGVRFSGITNGNYQISLFDNPAKAIDLYTAMDEIRNRYGHQAIKRASAMGARSIGRMSNPFNGDPPILLTH; via the coding sequence ATGAAACGAGCTATTTTACACATGGATTTAGATACTTTTTTTGTCTCTTGCGAAAGACTTTTGGACAGCGACTTGGTGGGAAAACCCATTCTAGTAGGTGGTTCAGGAAATCGTGGGGTGGTTTCAGCAGCCAGTTATGAAGCTCGTACATTTGGTGCCCGTTCTGGAATACCCATGAAAATGGCAAGGCTTTTATGCCCAGAAGCAATTGTTATCCAGGGAAATTCTGATATCTACACACAATATTCCAAAATGGTTACCGAGATCCTAAAAGAATCTGTTCCTGTACTTGAAAAATCGAGTATTGATGAATTTTATGCAGACCTTTCTGGAATGGATCGCTTTTTTGGCACTTATAAATATGCTAGTGAACTCAGAAAAAAAATTACGACAGAAACAGGGCTTCCCATCTCTTTTGGACTTTCAGAGAATAAAACAGTTTCTAAGATAGCGGCTAATGAAGCAAAGCCCGATAATCAAATTCAAATAGAATATGGATTTGAAAAAGCGTTCTTGGCACCTTTATCTCTCAAAAAAATACCGATGATAGGTGACAAAACCTTCCAACGCTGTCTCAGTATAGGATTGCACAAAGTGAGCGATATACAGAAAATGTCTATGGAGGCTATGAAGCAAATATTTGGAAAAAATGGAAGCAAGATGTGGTTGCGTGCCCATGGAATAGATAACAATCCTATAATTGAGTATCATGAACGAAAATCGATTTCTAAGGAACGAACTTTTGAAAAAGATACCTCGGATATAGAAAAACTTAAAGCCACAATTACGGCTATGGTAGAGAACTTAGCTTATCAACTTAGAAAAGGAGGTAAAATATGTTCTTGTGTTTCGGTAAAAATTAGATACTCTAATTTTGACACTTACAGTAAACAAATGAAGATTCCTTACACTGCCGCTGATCATATTCTTCTTCAAAAAACGTGGGAATTATTTCAAAAACTGTATGATAAACGCCCATTGATTAGATTGGTTGGTGTCCGCTTTAGTGGTATTACTAATGGAAATTATCAAATTTCACTTTTTGATAATCCTGCAAAAGCAATAGATCTATATACTGCCATGGATGAAATACGAAACCGCTACGGGCATCAGGCTATTAAAAGAGCTTCAGCAATGGGTGCGAGGTCTATCGGGAGAATGTCTAATCCCTTTAATGGAGATCCTCCTATACTTTTGACACATTAG
- a CDS encoding carbonic anhydrase family protein — protein sequence MRTNIINQDIQNGLDSQKILTDLMEGNKRYVSGNTTSVDFSAQREQTAGGQWPQAIVLSCIDSRVPTEVVFDQSIGDVFVARVAGNVESTDVIASMEYACKVAGSKLIMVLGHSHCGAVKAACDGVELGNITALLSKVKPAIEGTSTDGDRNSSNKSYVKDVIAKNSHLTAERILEKSPILNEMVTNKEIEIVSAVYDIETGKVELV from the coding sequence ATGAGAACAAATATCATTAACCAAGATATCCAAAACGGATTAGATTCACAAAAAATATTAACAGACTTGATGGAAGGAAACAAAAGATATGTTTCTGGAAATACCACTAGTGTAGATTTCTCTGCCCAAAGAGAACAAACAGCAGGTGGTCAATGGCCTCAAGCAATTGTACTTTCTTGTATAGATTCTCGTGTTCCTACAGAAGTAGTTTTTGACCAAAGTATCGGAGATGTTTTTGTAGCTAGAGTAGCTGGAAATGTAGAAAGCACTGACGTAATTGCCAGTATGGAATACGCCTGTAAAGTAGCTGGTAGTAAACTAATCATGGTACTTGGACACAGTCATTGTGGAGCCGTAAAAGCTGCTTGCGATGGTGTAGAACTTGGAAATATCACTGCTTTATTAAGTAAAGTAAAACCTGCTATAGAAGGTACTTCTACTGATGGTGACAGAAATTCATCTAACAAATCTTATGTAAAAGATGTGATTGCCAAAAATAGTCATTTAACTGCTGAAAGAATTCTTGAAAAAAGCCCAATTCTTAATGAAATGGTTACCAATAAAGAAATTGAAATTGTCTCTGCTGTTTATGATATTGAAACAGGAAAAGTAGAATTAGTATAA